In one Lolium rigidum isolate FL_2022 chromosome 3, APGP_CSIRO_Lrig_0.1, whole genome shotgun sequence genomic region, the following are encoded:
- the LOC124702097 gene encoding protein spotted leaf 11-like, whose protein sequence is MDEDAKPNNTGEEASAEAAAAAPATTAAEAASAGPESDDVGDLVEKVAELVDEIAAISDFRNAYRRQFCNLSRRIRLLAPMLEEAKEGPRPLPEASVAALRQLRDALAAAKDLLRLGSTGSKIFLVLQRDKIMQTFQDITSRLEQALAGISFDELGISDEVREQVELVHAQFKRAKERPDTSDDILFNDLISVYNSSATAIVDSDILRSLSEKLQLVTISDLNQESLTLHEMASGGDPGAVVENVSMLLKKIKDFMQTQDPVIGIAESAANLSPNDNSTFPVVPDDFRCPISLDLMKDPVIVSTGQTYERGCIERWLEAGHDTCPKTQQKLPNKSLTPNFVLRSLIAQWCEANGVEPPKRPAQQSNAPATCTASEHSKVIELLQKLSSQNLADQRAAAGMLRQLAKRSAENRACIGEAGAIPILVSLLPTTDVSTQEHVVTAILNLSIYEENKARIVTSGAVPGIVHVLKRGSMEARENSAATLFSLSLVDENKVMIGASGAIPALVLLLGNGSQRGKKDAATALFNLCIYQGNKGKAIRAGLVPILLELLTETESGMVDEALAILAILSSHPEGKAAISSAAAIPILVGVIRNGSARNKENAAAVLVHLCNGEQQQQHLAEAQEQGIVTLLEELAESGTDRGKRKAIQLLERMNRFLKQQSQAQGDAMAQALAQAQTPSQALVQALLADAQLEEPLLPNSSHLPER, encoded by the exons ATGGACGAGGACGCCAAGCCCAACAACACTGGCGAGGAGGCCAGCGCCGAGGCCGCTGCTGCCGCGCCGGCCACCACTGCGGCCGAGGCGGCCTCCGCCGGTCCGGAGTCGGACGATGTGGGGGATTTAGTGGAGAAGGTGGCGGAGCTGGTGGACGAGATCGCCGCCATCTCCGACTTCAGGAACGCGTACCGGAGGCAGTTCTGCAACCTCTCGCGCCGGATCCGGCTGCTCGCGCCCATGctggaggaggccaaggaggggccgcgcccgctgccggaggcctcggtgGCGGCCCTGCGCCAGCTCAGGgacgcgctcgccgccgccaagGACCTGCTCCGCCTCGGCAGCACCGGCAGCAAGATCTTCCTG GTTCTCCAGAGAGACAAAATAATGCAGACTTTCCAGGACATTACCTCGAGGCTTGAACAAGCGTTAGCTGGTATCTCGTTTGATGAGCTTGGCATATCAGATGAAGTAAGGGAACAG GTTGAACTGGTCCACGCTCAATTCAAAAGGGCAAAAGAACGACCTGATACATCTGATGACATTCTTTTTAATGATCTAATATCTGTCTACAATTCAAGCGCCACTGCTATTGTTGACTCAGATATTCTTCGAAGTTTATCTGAGAAATTGCAGCTTGTCACCATATCTGACCTCAATCAAGAATCATTGACCTTGCATGAGATGGCCAGTGGAGGGGACCCTGGCGCGGTTGTTGAGAATGTTTCAATGCTTCTGAAAAAGATCAAGGATTTTATGCAGACTCAGGACCCTGTAATAGGCATCGCAGAAAGTGCAGCAAACCTTTCCCCAAATGACAACTCGACGTTTCCTGTTGTTCCAGATGATTTCCGCTGCCCAATATCCCTTGATTTAATGAAAGACCCAGTTATTGTCTCCACTGGACAG ACGTACGAGCGAGGTTGCATAGAGAGATGGTTGGAGGCTGGGCATGACACCTGTCCTAAGACGCAGCAGAAGCTTCCCAATAAATCGTTAACTCCAAACTTTGTCCTTCGAAGCCTCATAGCTCAATGGTGTGAAGCAAATGGCGTGGAGCCGCCAAAGCGCCCTGCTCAACAAAGTAATGCACCGGCAACATGTACCGCTTCTGAGCATAGTAAAGTTATTGAGCTTCTCCAGAAACTGTCATCCCAGAATCTTGCAGACCAACGTGCCGCTGCAGGTATGCTTCGTCAGCTTGCCAAGCGTAGTGCTGAAAATCGTGCTTGTATAGGAGAAGCTGGTGCTATTCCTATCCTTGTGAGCCTTCTACCAACCACCGATGTTAGCACTCAGGAACATGTGGTTACTGCTATTCTGAATCTTTCTATTTACGAAGAAAACAAAGCAAGAATAGTTACCtctggagctgttcctggaatcgtACATGTGCTGAAGAGGGGCAGCATGGAAGCCCGGGAGAATTCAGCTGCCACACTATTTAGCCTATCACTTGTGGATGAGAACAAGGTGATGATTGGGGCTTCTGGGGCAATTCCAGCTTTGGTACTGCTATTGGGTAATGGAAGTCAACGCGGTAAAAAGGATGCAGCAACTGCATTATTTAACTTGTGTATCTATCAGGGCAACAAAGGTAAAGCTATCAGAGCTGGATTGGTCCCGATACTGCTTGAACTTCTAACAGAGACTGAAAGTGGAATGGTGGATGAGGCCCTTGCTATTCTAGCAATTCTCTCGAGCCATCCTGAGGGCAAGGCAGCTATTAGCTCTGCGGCCGCCATACCAATCCTGGTTGGGGTTATCAGAAATGGATCCGCAAGGAACAAGGAGAATGCAGCGGCTGTTCTAGTGCATCTCTGCAATGGAGAACAGCAGCAACAGCATCTTGCGGAAGCGCAGGAGCAGGGCATCGTGACCTTGCTGGAGGAGCTAGCAGAGAGCGGCACAGACAGGGGCAAAAGGAAAGCGATCCAGCTGCTCGAACGGATGAATAGGTTCTTAAAGCAGCAGAGCCAAGCCCAGGGAGACGCGATGGCGCAGGCGCTCGCTCAGGCCCAGACCCCGTCCCAAGCTCTGGTTCAGGCTCTTCTAGCAGATGCTCAGCTAGAGGAACCACTGCTTCCCAATTCTTCGCATCTTCCTGAAAGGTGA